TGCTACAGCAGGGCATCTTGGACCACTCTTTAAAACTATTTTCCCAGACAGCAAAATTGCTCAGTCATATGCCAGTTGCAATTATGAATAAGGCTATGGGACCCCACTGTCATCAATACATAGTTGAAGACTGCAAAAATAACCCATTTAGTCTTGGAATTGACGGATCCAGTGACACTGATGTCAAGAAAATGAATCCAGTGACGATAAAACTGTTTGATATGGAAAAGTCAAAATGTGTGACAAACCACTTCTATGACATGTGTGTCACAACTGGTCATGATGCATCCAAAGCAGAAGAAATCTTTAATACTGTTGAGGAGAAGTTCAGGGCTGACAGTATCCCTTGGGCCAATGCAGTAAGCCTTAGTGTTGAGAACACTAACTCCATGATCAGAAAGAACAATTCCTTCGCATCTCGGTGTAGGTAAAaaaatccagatatttttgTTAGTGGTTGCCCCTGTCATCTGGTGCACATAGCTGCCAGTAATGGCCATGACTCTTTTGCAAAAGTAATTGGGGCAAGCATTGAAGATTTGCACATTGATCTCAAGAGAAAAGGGGTATTACTTGAATATAATTATGGAGTTTTGTGGACATGAGTAttccaaaatattgaaacaTGTGTCAACAAGGTGGCTGTCATTGGAAAGGTGTGTGCAGTGAACACTTGAAAAGTACAGTGGACTGAAGTCATACTTTCTAAGTGAAGAGTTTGCTGACCAAATATTTTCAAGGCTGAGAGATGCTTTCAATAATCCTCTAACAGAAATTGCTCTGCTATTTCACCATGCGTCAATTCCACTTTTCAACAATCTGAGGAGCCTATCATTCACATGCTTCATGATTCCACCATACAACTGGCACAGTCTCTGGCCAACAGGATCATTAAGCCACATGTTCTAAAGGACACACCAGTTACAGAACTGAATTTGGATGATCCCAAGATTTATAAGCCAGAGCATACAATCTTTATGGGGTTTACCACAAAAATCAGGCTTCAACAACTTCTCAATGATGGAGACATTAGTGAGATGCAGCATTCCCAAGTATTTAAAGCAGCCAAAGCCTATTTTAAGGACTCCCTAAGTTACATTTTGACAAAATTTCCACTGTCAAACGAACTAATTATTAAAGCAGGATGGATTGATGTAGGAAGCAGAATAGATTCAAAGTGGGAGAGCGTGGAGTTTTTCATAAACAGatttaaagctatttttcaACAACTGTCTGTTGACAAGCTTTATGATGAGTTCTGTGACTACCAGACTGATGAATGTTTTGGGGATGATGTGCTGAAGGAAGCTAAAGTGATTGACGGAGATGAGGATGGAGAGGTGCTTATTCATTACAGAGTGGATGTCTTGTGGTGGCATATTGCTCAGCTTGTCATCCCTGGCACAGCTGCTAAACGATTTAAACATTTGTCAAAAGTAGCAGGACTTGTTTTAGTCTTGCCCCTTAGTAATGCTGGAGAGGAACGATTGTTTAGTATTGTGAGGAAAAACAAGACCGAGAGCAGAGCATCAATGAGGCTGGAGGGTACACTGTCAAGTTTGCTGGCCGTGAAGCTGCAGTATCCAGAGCAGACTGTACCGTGTCACTAGTGGAGTCCTACAAAAGAACTGTTGGATAGTTCCAAAAAGGCAGCTACTGCATATAATGCTGAGCGGTGAGCTGAACGCAGTGCTCACGCTGGCTGCACTTTAGCTGTGAGTATTGAAGCGgtcaaaataaagtttatttctgTGTTGTTAAGGTCCACACAAGTAACTTATAAGCAGGAAAAAACACTTTCTCTTTATTAGAACCTGTTTTTTTACTTGGTTTTGTCTGCCGGTCGATcaatctccagatttttttgCATCAGTCTCCAGATTTTCGGTGTTTTGAGGTTGAGAGGTCTGAAATGGGTTTGACAAATTAATGAAGAGTATGGAGCCAGAATTGGTATGCATAAATGTATTTTTACCTCAGtgtattccatttaccaacatTGAAATTCTTGATACAGCGGTATAGATGTGAGAATGAAGTGACAGTATGGTGAACTAAAATTGTGTGCTACATGCAATATTCATGCACTATGTCTAGGAGAACCCTGGGCCTAGCGTGTTTGATCCAGCAAAAGCAGTTAGTGCAGGTATTAGCCAAGGGATTGATGTGAACAAGCCGTATCAATTTTAATAAATCAGTTGATCCTACTCATACAGTTTGTGCAGACTTTAATCAAGGAAATGAAATTATCTGTGTTTGGATCAAATGCAGGAAAACAATGTGTTACTGACTTATCAGACCTTCTGATAGGGTGGGatgaaaatatgcaaattatgcgaaatttgcagggcagatagtgcgattagaaaggccaattatgcgataaataatgtaaattatgcgatttttttctgagcaatttcaagcttgtttttcaaggtttcaggataagaaaaacaggtttttgcTGCCGTAAAGTCATTTTGAACACAAGGGAACAGTAATATGAATCTTGATccacattagttgggataagtaaaaaaaaaagaggtcttctgcactatcgATACACCtcgctaacatgccaaatgaatgatcaaatGATTGAATTATTCCTGTATGCTACGACTAGCTTCTTACACCTTGTTTTTATGTGCagtattatatttctgaacagatttgctAATCTGAACAAAGGGCCTGTTTATGTTACACCAATAGGTGACTCTTTAAGAACGAGACTCAGACCAGGCCCCTgacatgcaaaataacgccttgaacttcagatgtttacgaaatcgaaggtatcaaaggccttttagcctttttccaaggtaaatcatctttaaaatggcatatttatgcaggaattcctaagaaacttgttgatttatgttttattttatgaatgttgTGTATTcgtttgtgaattatgcgattatTCGTGAATTGTGTGAttggatgcgatttgaggtcgattgtgcgaaatcgcaccattgCGTAATATCAGAGGGCCTGACTTATATATTAGTCAGTGAAATGACCTTTTCATGATAtctacagtaccgctcaaagataagcgaaccatCAAACGTGTTGACAACGCATTGGGAACGAAGAGCCAAcgcgtttgaaaaaaaaaaacgcgtttGCGAACTAGTTTTTTTTCAACGTGTTTGTCCTTTGTTATTCAAGTTTGGCACCTTTGCATTGTGTTACAAGTTGGTATGTAAATTACGGCCACAAAGCGACTGCAATTTTAGCGATGGAAAGTGAACAAGTGTGATCAACTGACTATCAATCAATGGAAAGTTGGAAAAGAAATCTTCAGGAAGGAGAAAAGATGCGCTTGTTTAATCGGCTAGAAGAAATCCGTGTTATTGATTTGTTTCTCCGAATTTCTTGTATCAGATAACACGAACACGCTTGATCGCGATCGCTACACTAGCGAAATTATACTTCTACTGCCCCAAAAACtaaacacaataaaataatCTTAGAGCATTGGGTTTTTTTTATAGAATGTTTCAATGAGAACACATATTAAGCGAAACTGCATCACAACCTTGATATAACATGCAGCTGCATATGCATGAATCAGTTTAAATCATCGAGCAACTATCACGCAACAGATTCTCGGACATTATAAAACTCTGAAATAACAATCGATCAACGATTGATATTCAGTCCAGACGAAAATTGTTTGTATGTGTTTTTCAGTAAGCTTTGATGGCTAGTTTGCCGCGTTGTTTCCTTTCAAACTGTCTTTCACTTGATCAGAGCGGTACTGACTACAGAGAATAATCAGTCGAATATTGCACATCTTCATATAGCCACCTTATCTATTTTGAAATCTCcgtttcttattttttgttgaCCTTTTGTGAAGTGGTGAGCTTTGGTGCTGAATTACTGCGTTGTCAATTAATTTTGCCTTCCAGAGATTATTACaaagtttcatgcttttatcacAAAAGGGAGCAAAATAATAATACGTGCCGTCTGCGCTTGGGGTGAAAAGGTTGCGTGACAACGAATGAATTATTTATTCTTCTCCGCCCCGCGCATATTTATGTAAACAGCCTTTGCAATGAAGTCCATTTTAACACAGCTTTTATTGGAGATCATTGAAGAAATAGAACTATGAAGTTATTATTGATCAATAATCAGGGAAGCTTAGCAATTTCGTCTTTTTAGCGGCGAAACTAAAAAGTCTTTTGAGCTTGTCGCCATCGAATTTTCTCATCTCCGTGTTGAAACAGCGCAATGTGTAATTCGTTCCTGTATATCTAAAATGATTttacttttgaagcaaactaCCACTCCAAATGTCAACAAATTCATTGTCCCCGGTGCTTTTGGTTCATGTTGTTAAAAGCTTCCAGACAGTTGAAAAGCCATTCACATAATTTCGGCTGGCATTCTCGTGTTTACAACTGCTTGCCGGAGCGTTATATCATGGATTTTCATTACGCTTGTCATAGAATCATTTTTGGtctcttcaaattttattttgtaattttagtTTACATGACATGGCTGTGGGACGTGAAAAAATCCGAAAACAcaaacctttttgtttttatgagGCCGCAACGCGAACTTTGTATAGCCAGACAACGAgactgtgttttattttgtgacATTACTTTTCGAACGCATCATTGAACCTTTTGTGATGCAAATACTTCGAAAAGTTAATGACTTTGGTCaacgcgtttgcgtttgcgttaaaaaaaaaacgcaaacgCGTTGAAAGCCAAACGCAAACGCGTTGAAGACTAGTTTGAAACGCGTTTGatggttcgcttatctttgagcggtactgtacgcTATCTTGAGTCCTGATGCATTGTGGTCTCTCCAGGCTAACAAGCCCATGGATTGTGCCAAATGCAAAATCCAAGATGGTGTTGCTATTGCTGAAAAAGTCAATTGGAGAAATATTAGAGAAATATTAGACAGTTTTTCATCTTCTTTCCAAAGACTATACCTCAGACGACCTCGTAAATGTTGGAAGAtaacacaacaatttcccactaaaaccattcagttttgcacaacattgaatgaggggggaggggagagaagcatgGAAGAcatcaaaagtgctaacctttccaacggttttgtctatgattgtacaTGTaggcacacaactgtaaaatggtttaTTCAGTTCTTTTGAAGACTGCCAAAGAATTTTGATAAACAACAAATTCttatattactattattattattgattccTCTTGTATTGAAAGAATTATTAATTTTGGTGTACTGTACAGTACCTCACACAATGGAAAGGTTTTTTCCCAAAAATGTGGTTGAGGTGGCCAAGATGGAAGGCTAATAAAGGACTACAATAGCAACAACCTACAATGTAGCAGGCGCCAATGTTGAAGGATTAGAGGCTGTTGTGAGGGAGTATTACAACAACACCCGGAATTAGTGCAGGAGGAAAATATTGGTGCATCATGCAGGACCTGGTCAGAAAAATCCATTGGACTGCTGTGAATTCTGCTGAAGTTCTTTTCCACTTTCTTTACAGTATGAAGATCATCAAATGGCCATGGAAGTTCCCAACTCATTAGCAGCACAACACTCATAAATGTATTGCAAAATGAAGTCCAAGAAATCAAGTCAAAGCTGTAAGAATGTGTTAAAgttgtacatgtagatgaacTTTGTTTTACCCTTGACATGATTATGGATAGGTTCCCAGTTTGGAGAAAAGAtcacttagaaaaaaaaaatgaaatcatgCACAAAGTTGCTCTGAGCTGAGTCACAAACAGTGAGCTGTGCTGAAGATAAGACCACATTAAGCAAAATTATATTGGAAAATCCTGTCATTTACAATGATGCACAATATTGGTTTATGGGAATGTGGAGGTGgggatttttttcaaaatagccttagtgaaataatatattattttaaagaaaatcctGCTTTAGTGCacttaaactaaaaataatgAGTTAAGTCTGTCcactaaaagtaaaaaataCATTATTAAAAGTAAAAGTTAAGAAACGGTTTTACTGTCTCAGGGCATCTTTGCACATGTATGGGCCAAGTTGACATGGGTAATCTGGTTCCCAAGATCAGGGCTAACTActtttagggcgcgttcgattgaccctattccggaataagaatacgaggagtgatgattaaaacggtatgtttggcaaGCTTAAAGCAACAAGGAAAATAAATGTATGTTTGAAATAGCACTTTAGcagtgtttgataattttaatgtgaatctccgtaaaaacaaaggatttctaaattctattccatgtattcctattccagaatacggtcaatcgaacgcgcccttagtatCACCCTATGTGCAACTAgaggactaatgcaaatcctgcattttagtCGTTGTCAGAGGAGATAGAAATTCTTTTTACAGAGCTACATGTATTGCACTTTGGAGGGATGAAATGAGCAATGAGAAACATGAGGAAACCCATAGGTTAAGCTCttgtttgattgagaaaaatccAACGGTTTTCGAGCCCCTACAATTTTCTACAAACTCTTTAAGAGTCCAATCACTTTATGTAGTACGATGATTCTGCTCAAGCAAACCATTTCAATCTCCTACCTCGAGGCAGCTGTTTTAATGTTCCTCTTCCATAGAATACCGCAGTATATGTTTCGATGGATTTAGATAACACTGGGAATTCATATCTGATATGCCCGAGCTGTTACGtgcaaaaaaaccttttcttctGTCAAACTACCATCTACATGTAAAATTACTGGATCtaagcaaacttgtcaagctcCACTATGACTTCGTCCAATACAAAAGCGTCATCTTCATATACTAGTTCTCTGTAGATGTGATCTTTGGAGCAGGTCTTTGAGGTTTTAGTACTCCCAGAATCATACTCTCTTATGTACAAAGTTGGTGTGGGACATTCTGTAACCCCATACAAAATGATTTCAACAGACCTTTGTACTTGAATTGGTCACAACAGGGACCTTAAGCATGCTTGACGATTACAAGAATGACTACGACAAAATGACGTAGAAGCTTGGAAAGGCCTTTATGCTACTGTttattggttatacttccacatgtgaaacaGCTGTCTGCTATTCTAATTGGCTGTATATGCtttcttcacatgtgaaaataagtaagtaagtaagtacatGTGtcattatttaccctcggatttttataTTAGCAAGTAGCTATTATCTCCAagcattgaacagaacaacttttaagaatcccaactggacGGAGGCAAACCGTATAGATTTCTACAagtgagctttatggaataaaattcctGTTTTATATGTAATAAATTTCCTAATGATATCTACTTGTATTCAGTGTAACGTGTGAGTCCTAAATAAGAAAAAAGTTCAATAACTACACTTTCCATTGGCAAATTATGGACATTAATTTAAggcaatttgatttgattattcAAAGCAAATTGGTGTGCCCGATGTTAGTACAGGCAAACCTTATCCCTAACATCTATGTGCCAGACAGCTAAGGGAAAGATTTATATTTCAGAGGTTacaaattttataaaaaaattatgtacaaaCTACCAAGTCATGCTTGTGCTCAATTTTACAGTCCAAGTCAAAGTTAGACCATCCTGACAACCCAGCGGTTATGATGTTTTAGTGAATCTGCTGGTGTGCTGCCTGAACAGTTCACTTGATGGAACTGGCAGAACCAAGGCAATAATTGTTGGAGGCAGTTATCTATGAGTACCACCCTTTACATGTTGTTGTCATCTTCCGACCTTAGACGAAACACTTTGGCCAGCATTATCCAAATGCATCCGTAATCCTTGGACTCCTTTATCACCTTAACATTCCCATGATTTTGTCTGCTGATTGTACTTGTGAGTTACAGAAACGTCCCCAAGGGAATCAACTTTGTCACTTACAATGAGGTGATAATTCCAGTTAATCACTGCCAATTTGTGGCATACTTTGAGGATTTTTTCCTGGTAAATCTAACAATGAAAGAGGATTGTTTGATCACTTTTACTGTAATGCAGTAGTTACAGTATCTTCCAACGTGCTCAAAATTAATGTCCAATTTCAGGTCACTTGAGGTTGATGCAAACTAGTTTTGCAATAGGTAAAACTATCACAATGGCAAAGCCATCTGAAAGTTTTATATAATTGATTgttataatacatgtaatatataataataatgatttaaaatggaaactttattaaaacttcacctaaaaaggatttcaaaaatttaacaaTCTATGTACAactaaaattaagaaaatgtATATGTAATATGTATATACAGTTAATTATCTGATCTTTCCAGTTGCTTCAGAGATTATTGCTTCGGTAACATCAACATTAAACTCCTGCCTGGGTGCTCTTGAACCTCTTATGCATAGCACAGCTGATCTTAGTAGGTTGAAGGAGAGTTTGGCTTTGAGccagccaatcacagtgctgtAGCTCATGTGTTTGTTATCAGAGACTTTGTGTGTGAGCTCAGCTAAGAAACGCTCAGCTTCCTTTGCACTTCCGCCATAGGGTGTAAACAGGAGGGGGCTGAAGGAGCCGTGCTCAACCTCAGTGATACGCTGATTGTAGTGCCTCTTTTTCTCATTCTCGTTGGAAGTGAATGCGGTTTCAAGTCTTTGGTTTAGGTGGCTCTTTGAAAATGGGTTAAAAACCCTTACATCAAAAAATGCATGTTGCCCCCTTTGCCAAAACCCTCGCGCACTAACATCCAGGCGGGCTTCATCTGATGAGTTGGTACTGCTAGTTAGAATTTCTCCAGTTAGGGTCTGCAGATGTGGTTTGACCTCGACATCATGGCATACATCCTGGAGCAGCGATGCGAACAAATCTTGCACTTCGTCATGCCTCCTATGGACAAACCCACCTTTCATACACGACATCGCATGATCAACATCGAATCTCTTGCCACATGGACATTTTGATGGGAGGTACTTTGGTGTCCAACGGTACCTTAAACTTAGTGAATCGTAGAATTCCCTCTTGTTTAGGTTGTAGTTTTCTGACTTCAGTGGTAGTGTAGTTAACCAACTAGAGTCGCCTTTCAGCATGGCTAGGTCATTTGCCCTCAGTTGTTCGGGGGTCATCTTCGCATGAAGTTGCTCTAGGATGGCTTCACTGTGTTTCTCCTTTGCCTTTATGATGTCTCGTTTTGAGTGCTTGAGTAGTTCACTGTCCACCTGTGCTGTACTATCTTGATTGTTGATATGCTCTATCAGCTGTTCTTTGGCTGCTCTGGATCTTGAAAACGCGGAGTCCACAGTAGCAGAGAAGATGGGAATGACTAAGCCACCTTTCTTTGCTGGTAATGAGAGCAGGAGTCGTTTGTCAGCAGAGCATATATGGCCATCTGTTATTGCTGGGATAAACACTTGATCCACAAGTGCATGCCGTTGTCCAAGGTGTTGCTTGATGTTGGGCAATGTTCTAATATAATAATTCAGTGTGTGTTTGAACCCGCTCGCAAACGTAGCAGAAGCAGCTTGTGGTTCTGTCTTTGCTATCTTCGACAGTACTTTCAGTTGTCCACACCACGAGCTGACTAGCTCCTCAGCATATTTGCCACTGTCACTCTCGCTCCCAATAAAGCCACCAAGATATTTTCTTCCTCCTTTGGTTTTGTTAATGTTGGTTCTCTCAAATACCTCTCGTGCACGTACTTCGGTGTGTGGTTTAACAACTAGCCATGACTTTGCTGCATTTGGATTATATCCTACACTGTAGCTTGGGACCATACAGCACTATGTTGTCCCACCAGCGTCACAGAGTAATCAGGTCCCCAGCACCCCCCAAATCATCTGCAAAGGCTACATGCTTCATTGTTACATCGGTTTCGGTTTTACCAGTTCTAAAAGGGAGTTATGCCTGTTGTATAAACTGGCATTGCAAGGGGATCACCCTGTGTAGTCCCTTCTGATGATTAAATTTCGGTTCTGCCGAGCACAAATAAACAGGAGGGTACACTGTAACAGTTCCTAATATAGATGGCCATTGGTGGGCATAGGTAGGAGATATTGTAGAGAAGAACCCTCTGATTGAGTGAATTAAAGGCGCTGTCTGCATCCACCAAGAGCAGTGCATCAGTAGCCTGTTCATCAAAAATATCACCCATAGCATGCACAGCTGCTTCACATCCACCTGCTTGACCAGCACAGAGTTGCAAATTTCCAGCAGAGCTCATGATGTCTGGTTTGATCGCTGAAAGTATGTCTTTTCCAATGATCCTTTGTAGTACCTCACCGACACCGATCGGTCTGACACCTGGGTTCTTGTCTAAGGGGATCAACCGACGAGCTGTATACGCCTACAGGTTTGTGTAGGATCTGCCATTTTTAACGGCGACCTCAGTTTCAACAGTGCTGATTTTTCGTGCAAATTTAGCTAGAGCAATCCTAAGATTGTGACCAGCTGCCCCAAAGTTCTTAGACACCAGGATTCGTCTCCACCCATCTGCGTCTAGACCCGAGGGCCCACTAGATCCCTTTGTCCGTAATGCTGAATTTGCTATGGTAGATTCTGTAATGCTTTCAAACATCACAGGGTCAACAAATGGTGGTTGGCCATCCATTAACAAGGAAGAGTCAGCTTCGCTTGCCTCTGGGTGTTTCTGTATCAGCTCTTCTATTGTGCTTTGGGACAGAGGGAGCACCCCCTTGCTAATCTGTTGGTCTAACAGCTTCATAGCTGCATTTATCTTCCCTTCAAGCACAAGCTTAGCAAATGTTTTCGATAATCTTTCATCGCTCTTTCCCTTGGGATTTGAAGGCAATTTGCCCTGGATTGTACTGGCCTCCCCTAAAAGTGCATCTAGATCACCCTGCTCCCACTTTTGCAGGCATCTTGACAAACACTGGGAGTGTTCCTTTGCTGTTGACTTGAAGGTTGGCTTCTGAAGAAGTAGGGCAGGCATTATCATGATAACTTTCAGAGCAATGTCCTAATGTAATTGGTTGCATCGAGGTTCCAAAACTCTAACCACTTTGTTGTTTCGGAGACAAATTTCTTACCAGCCGCTCCACTGGGCAATTTAAATACGTTTTGCCTccaataaacaattttttccatATATGTTATGGATCACTTGATGAAGATTGTCTTTGGTATAATCCCCCCATATTTTCGGTTGTGTTGGAGTTGGTCGATTCCCTGTGTCGATATTGCTACTATCTTGGGGTTGTTCATGCTCTACCATCCCCTCTGATGCCGACTCCGTGTTTAAATATCTCCTTCTACAGCTGCTCAGATGGATATTCCTACCATGACTGATGGAGAACGTTCGTGAACAAAGGTTGCATTGAAACGTAGCGCCCGGCAATTGTCGAATTTGAGTACCTTCTCGATCGAGTTGTTTCCGCTGCATTTTCTCTTCAATATAGCAACTAAATACGGCAAAAAAAGCTAATTCACTAGGTCAGGACATTCAAAGCTACTCAGAAGTGCAATAAATGATGCATCTCGATGCTTACCGTATTCCCAAGCGAAAAGCACGAATTTTCTCGCCTGagtaaatcactatccagccgCCATCTTTGGTTGCCTTTACATCCCCTCTTAATAAAACAAC
Above is a window of Montipora capricornis isolate CH-2021 chromosome 6, ASM3666992v2, whole genome shotgun sequence DNA encoding:
- the LOC138050449 gene encoding uncharacterized protein; this translates as MLHDSTIQLAQSLANRIIKPHVLKDTPVTELNLDDPKIYKPEHTIFMGFTTKIRLQQLLNDGDISEMQHSQVFKAAKAYFKDSLSYILTKFPLSNELIIKAGWIDVGSRIDSKWESVEFFINRFKAIFQQLSVDKLYDEFCDYQTDECFGDDVLKEAKVIDGDEDGEVLIHYRVDVLWWHIAQLVIPGTAAKRFKHLSKVAGLVLVLPLSNAGEERLFSIVRKNKTESRASMRLEGTLSSLLAVKLQYPEQTVPCH